A segment of the Cohnella algarum genome:
TCGACGGGCCGGGCCAACAAAGTGCCCTCCCTCAGAGAACGGCAAAACCGTTTTTTCAAAATATTTATATTGTCATATTGACAATATAAAATTCCCGGCATATACTGGAATCAACAAGGAGGTTTTCCGCATGACGCAATCGCACTCGTATCGCACGCCCGACGGTTTGCCGGTCGATATCGCCATCTTTACGATCGCTTCGCTGGTCAAACCGGGCAATTACAAAATGCTCGCCGAACGCCGATTGCGCGTCCTGCTTGTGCGGCGCAGCCGCCAGTCCGAAGCTTATCCGGGCTGCTGGGCGCTGCCGGGAGGGTTTTCCGACGAGAACGAGACGCTGACGGAAGCCGCTTACCGGGAATTGAAGGAAGAGACGAACGTGAGCGGGGACGTCATGATCGAGCAGATCAAGACGGTGTACTACCCCGGACGCGACCCCAGAGGATGGATGCCTTCCGTCGTCTACTGCGCTCTGGTCAAAGAGCAGTACCTGCTTGACCTGGCGGCCGATACCGATGCCGACGAGGTCGGGCTGTTCGATATCGAAGAAGCGCTCGGAATGAAGCTGGCGTTCGATCACAACGACATTTTGCTGGACGCCTTGGCCCATGTCCGGAAGAAGATGATGACGACTACGATCGCCAAGGAGTTTTTGCCGGACCGGTTTACGATCCGGGAACTGTTTCAGGTCATTCAAACGGTCGTCCCCGACTTCGAGGAAGACATCGCCAATTTCAAAAGGAACCTGCTTGCGACAAAGACGCGCAAAGGGCTGATCCGGGAAGCGGCGGATGCCGAGGGCCGGCCGATGACGACGGACCGAAACTCCAACCGACCGGCCAGACTGTACGAATTCACGGATTACGAGCCGAACATATCCATCTACAACTCCGGTTTATTTTAATTCCGGTCAAAACGACCTTCTCCGTCCCGGGGACGACGAAGCCGTTTTGGCTTGAGCGGCCTTGTTGCCGTTATTTATAAAGTCGATTCGACTATAAAAAAGGTCAACATTTTCCGATGCCGATCGGTTACAATCAAGGGAGGAAACGCCCATGTTAAACCAAATTCGCCAAAACCCTCTGCTGCTGACGGACAGCTATAACCTGTCGCATACCCGCCTGAAATGCAATGTCGACTGGGAGGTCAGCCATCTGTACAACCGCAGCCAGGGGATGATCCTGTACGGTTTGCGGGAGACGATCGCGAACCTGCTGTCGATCCGGATAACCGAAGAGCACATTCGGGAGGCCGAGCGCGGCGCCGCCATGCAAGGCCTGAAGTTCCCGTCGGAGCTGTTCGAGCGGGTCGTGAACGAGTGCAACGGCTACGCTCCGATCGCCGTCGAATCGCTGCCGGAAGGAACCTGGTGCCCGGCGGGAACCCCGTTCGCGCAAGTGTACAATACGAAGACGGGCTTCGGGGAACTCGTCACCTGGTGGGAAGGCGTCTTCATGCACGCGTATTTCCCGAGCGGCTGCGCGACGGAGGCGTTCCGCATGCGCCGCTATCTCGAACAAAAGCAAAGGCAGTACGGCTATGACGATTCGTTTTTCTGGAAACTCCACAGCTTCGGCTTTCGCGGACATCGCAGCCTCGAGGATGCGTACTGGGCCGGAACGGCCTGGAACCTGGCGCTGCAGGGAACGGACGATTTCCATACGACCCTGCATACGCCGAACGCGCTCATCGGCAGCATTTCGGCGCTCGCCCACAAAGTGACGCAGCAATTCGACGACGAGCTGGATTGCTTCCGACACGCGATCGACGCGACCGCCCAAGCCGGGGAAAAGGTCGTCGCGCTCGTCATCGACACCTACGACGCCAACCGGGTCATCCGCGAATATTTGCCGGAGCTTGGGGCGCGGGCCAGGGAGCGAGGGGTGCGGATCGTGCTGCGTCCGGACAGCGGAGACGTGCTGCGGCAGGCGATCGACATTTACGAGGCGGCTCGCGGCCACGGACTGCTGGACGTCGTCGGCGTCATCATCGGCGAAGGCATGAACTTCGAGCGGGTGCGGCAATACGACGAGCAGCTGGAGCAAGAAGGCGTGCCGATCAGCTTCGTCTCGTACGGAGTCGGGGCGGGATTCTACCAGAACGTCAGCCGGGATACGCTCGGATGGGCGATGAAGACCGCGTTCAGCAACGGGAAGGACCGGATGAAGTTTTCGATGGTCGAGTTGAAGCGGAGCCTTCCGGGGAAAATCAAACCGGTTCTCGTTAGGGGAGAGCTGACGGTGGAAGCGGCGGACGAGAGCGAGCTGGAAGGATTGTACGAAACCGTCTACCGTCACGACGGCGACGGCGAGCCTGCGCTGCTTCCGGCGGGGCCGGACCACTGGGCGGCCGTTCGCGAGCGGATGCGCAAGCAGACGGCAGAGCAGCAAAACGTAAGGCTGTCGGCGGAAATCGAACGTAAAATCAGACGGTTTGCCGATCTGTACTTGCAGACGGAGGAAAAGAAAGAGAGAGGATAACGATGGCAAGGCCTTTTCAATTCGGCTTCGTGCTCGGCCGGTTTCAACAGCTTCACATCGGGCACGAACAAATTATCGAAATGGGGATCGGCGTTTGCGAGCGCCTGCTCGTGCTCGTCGGTTCCGCCCAGCTGCAAGGCACGCGGCGCAATCCGTTTCCGGCGCAGCTCCGCGTCGAGATGCTGACCGAGCTTTTCGGCGACCGCATTCATATCCTTCCTTTACCCGATTATACGAACGAGGACGATCACAGCCATGCCTGGGGGCGTTATTTGCTCGACGCGGTCCGGAGCTACGGCCGGGAGCGGGGATGGCCGCCGCTCGATTTGATGATTACCGGCAACGACGAGGAGCGGGGACGATGGTTTCCGCCCGAAGAGGAAGCGGATCTGGGGAAGCTGATCGTGCCGCGCTCCCGCATCCCGATTCACGCCACCGATTTGCGGCAGGCGCTGCTGGCGGGCGACAGGGCGTTCTGGGAGAGCTACGTCAATCCGAAGCTGCACGCCCGGTACGAGCAATTGCGTTCGCTGACGCTGGCGGCCGCGGAAACGAAAGAGCCCGGGAACTGACCCCGAAGGGTCGTTCCCGGGCTGCCGTTCTGCGCGCCTTGCCAGGCGGCCGGAACACCAAATCCCGGCGCGTCCGTTACTTGCCGTCCGGCTCAAATGGCGAAGGTCGCCGCCCATACGCATACCGGCTTGGATACCGATACGGAAAGACCGGTGTACGACAGCTTTCCGGAAACGGGATCGATCCGGAACAGCGTCAGGTTGTTCGTGTCCCGGTTGGCGGCGAGCAAATGGCGTCCTCCGGGCAAAATCGAAAAGTGGCGAGGGTGCCCGCCCTGAACGGACGCGTGTTCGACATACGCGAGTTCGCCGGTCGCTTCGTCGATCGCGTATACGACGATGCTGTCGTGCCCGCGGTTGGAGCCGTACAGGAATTTGCCGTCGGGGGAGACCGCGATTTCCGCGCATGTGTTTTCGCCTTCGAAATCGGGCGGAAGCGTCGGCACGGTCGCGACGCGTTCCAGCCGCCCGGTTACTGCGTCATAGCGGAACGAAACGATCGAGCTGTCCACCTCGTTGATGACGAACGCAAAGGCGCCGTTCGGGTGAAACGTCAAGTGCCGCGGCCCGGCGCCCGGATGAAGCGCCGTGTCGCCGTGCGGCAGCAGCTTGCCGTTATCGACCTTATAGGCGCGAATGCGGTCGAGCCCCAAATCGCAAACGAACAGGTAGCTGCCGTCCGGACTGTAGAACGAGGAGTGCGGGTGCGGCCTGTCCTGCCGTTCGGGATGCGCGCTTTTGCCTTCGTGGCGCCGTTCGTCCAGCAGACGGCCGATACGGCCGTCTTTTTCGAGTTCGACGAGGCTGACCAAACCCTCATGGTAGCTGGTTAACGTCAGGTAACGGTCGTCGGCGCTTTTTTGAATATGACAGGTCGGACCGCTGTTCGCGAGCGACCGGTTGACCTCCGTCAAGGTTCCGCTTGCGGGGTCGAGCTTCATATAGACGGCATCGCTCGCCTTGGAGCCGTCTTCGGCTTTGGTTTCCGTCAACGCGTAAACGGCGCGCCGCGGCGCATCCAGGCAAAGGAAGGTCGGATTTTGAAAGCCGGATTTCCGGTCCAGCAGCGTCAGCGTCTCCCGGCCGGCATCGAATTCATACACGTAAACCCCGGCGGAGGCGGCTTCGGCATAAGATCCTGCCACGATTAACGTACGATTTTCGGAAAGGCTCAAAGGTATCGTCTCCCGTCATGGATTCATTTCGTTTTATTTTACCTTTTCGGAAGAGAAGATGTAAAATGTTTTGGCCGTGCCTCTCCTCATGTCGAAAAATGAATGATAAGATAAAAGTGGTAATCGCATTTAGTCGGAAAGGATCGAAATAATGGGATTTTTGTCGTTTGTATTGGTGTCGACCGTCGAATATAGTGCCATGCTACTGGGGATTCTGGCCTTGTATCGCTTTCAGATCCGGTATTCGATTGCTCCGATCGTCGTTATTTCGCTGGTTTGCTCTTTTCTTTCCCATGCGCTGCGGATCAAGTATGAGGTCGAAATGGCTCCGGTCATTCAGCTTGTCGTCCTGATTTTGCTTTTCTGGCTGATGTTTCGCGTGCCGTTCATTTATTCGTGCATCATGATCATTACCTACTTTGTCGTATACATTCTGCTGCAGGCGCTCCTGCTCCTTATGCTGCCCGCCGCGCCATGGTTCGACGAGATCGGCTTGCAAAGCCTGGAAAGTCCCGAGACGTATTCGATGCAGATCATATGCGCTGCCGCCAACATCGCATTCGCCTGGTACTTGCAGTCTTCGGGGCGCGGATTCACGTTCGTTCCGAACGGCCCGTCCTCCGCCTTTCCCTGGAAGCGGGAAAACTTGAAGCTGTTCATTTTAATCATGGTCGGATTTTTGGTCTTGGCGATTAGCTATTATCTGTACGTCGAGCATTTTCATATTTTAGTCCCGCTGGTGATGCTGACGCTCGGCTTGTTCATCGCCATCTTTCATTATTCGATCCTGAAGGAAAAGAACCAATGATCGACCGGCTTGCGGAACGTTTCGCCCTTCGGTTGATGGGGTGGGGGGAATTGGGCAAGGACGCGTATCCCCGCCTGCGTCTGGGATTGATCATTTCGCTTACGACCTTGCTTATCGTCGGCTTCACCGTATTCATTCTGGCATGGACGGACCGGGCGGGGGAGGGGGTGCTCAGTTTGGTTTCTCTAGCGGCGCTGCGTTATTTTTCCGGGGGAATGCACTTTCGGACAAGCGAGCAATGCGTGGCCGTCACGGTTGCGATCGCCGTCCTGTGCGCCATGCTGCCCGATCTGTCCGTCCCCGTTACGATCGTCTGTCATGGGGCATGCGTCGTTTTGCTGGCGATTTTTTCGCCTTCCGGCGCGCTCAGGCAAAAACTGCCGGCCGGGAAGCATGCCCGCTACAGGTGGATCTCGATCGCGCTCGCCGCGCTGGGAACGGGGTTAACCTGGTCGGCCGTCACGTATTCCATCTTGTTTCAGAGCATTTCAACCATTAAAATAAAAAAATAGAGAAACTCGCAAAAAGTCGAATCTTGACTGCAATTAGGGAAAAGGAGCGAACCGGTTTGAAAAAGAAACTAGCCCAGAAGTTCTCTTTGGCCATGATGGGAATGGCAAGCATGTTCAGCGTAGCGAAAGTTTGGTTCGGAGATCCGGAGCTGAAAGAGCTGGAATAGCCTCGGCGCGCGACGCGGACGGCCGAACGGCGGCGAACGCTCAAGCTTTTTAATCGCATAGGTTATTTCACGGAAGCACC
Coding sequences within it:
- a CDS encoding NUDIX hydrolase, which translates into the protein MTQSHSYRTPDGLPVDIAIFTIASLVKPGNYKMLAERRLRVLLVRRSRQSEAYPGCWALPGGFSDENETLTEAAYRELKEETNVSGDVMIEQIKTVYYPGRDPRGWMPSVVYCALVKEQYLLDLAADTDADEVGLFDIEEALGMKLAFDHNDILLDALAHVRKKMMTTTIAKEFLPDRFTIRELFQVIQTVVPDFEEDIANFKRNLLATKTRKGLIREAADAEGRPMTTDRNSNRPARLYEFTDYEPNISIYNSGLF
- a CDS encoding nicotinamide phosphoribosyltransferase domain-containing protein, whose translation is MLNQIRQNPLLLTDSYNLSHTRLKCNVDWEVSHLYNRSQGMILYGLRETIANLLSIRITEEHIREAERGAAMQGLKFPSELFERVVNECNGYAPIAVESLPEGTWCPAGTPFAQVYNTKTGFGELVTWWEGVFMHAYFPSGCATEAFRMRRYLEQKQRQYGYDDSFFWKLHSFGFRGHRSLEDAYWAGTAWNLALQGTDDFHTTLHTPNALIGSISALAHKVTQQFDDELDCFRHAIDATAQAGEKVVALVIDTYDANRVIREYLPELGARARERGVRIVLRPDSGDVLRQAIDIYEAARGHGLLDVVGVIIGEGMNFERVRQYDEQLEQEGVPISFVSYGVGAGFYQNVSRDTLGWAMKTAFSNGKDRMKFSMVELKRSLPGKIKPVLVRGELTVEAADESELEGLYETVYRHDGDGEPALLPAGPDHWAAVRERMRKQTAEQQNVRLSAEIERKIRRFADLYLQTEEKKERG
- a CDS encoding adenylyltransferase/cytidyltransferase family protein, with the translated sequence MARPFQFGFVLGRFQQLHIGHEQIIEMGIGVCERLLVLVGSAQLQGTRRNPFPAQLRVEMLTELFGDRIHILPLPDYTNEDDHSHAWGRYLLDAVRSYGRERGWPPLDLMITGNDEERGRWFPPEEEADLGKLIVPRSRIPIHATDLRQALLAGDRAFWESYVNPKLHARYEQLRSLTLAAAETKEPGN
- a CDS encoding lactonase family protein → MSLSENRTLIVAGSYAEAASAGVYVYEFDAGRETLTLLDRKSGFQNPTFLCLDAPRRAVYALTETKAEDGSKASDAVYMKLDPASGTLTEVNRSLANSGPTCHIQKSADDRYLTLTSYHEGLVSLVELEKDGRIGRLLDERRHEGKSAHPERQDRPHPHSSFYSPDGSYLFVCDLGLDRIRAYKVDNGKLLPHGDTALHPGAGPRHLTFHPNGAFAFVINEVDSSIVSFRYDAVTGRLERVATVPTLPPDFEGENTCAEIAVSPDGKFLYGSNRGHDSIVVYAIDEATGELAYVEHASVQGGHPRHFSILPGGRHLLAANRDTNNLTLFRIDPVSGKLSYTGLSVSVSKPVCVWAATFAI
- a CDS encoding accessory gene regulator B family protein, whose protein sequence is MIDRLAERFALRLMGWGELGKDAYPRLRLGLIISLTTLLIVGFTVFILAWTDRAGEGVLSLVSLAALRYFSGGMHFRTSEQCVAVTVAIAVLCAMLPDLSVPVTIVCHGACVVLLAIFSPSGALRQKLPAGKHARYRWISIALAALGTGLTWSAVTYSILFQSISTIKIKK